One genomic segment of Clostridium estertheticum subsp. estertheticum includes these proteins:
- a CDS encoding TetR/AcrR family transcriptional regulator yields MEVCKYMEKDIYLKTLKLFASKGSRFTTEDLARELGTSKRTIYSYFSTKDEIIEKTIEFVFNEMITSDAEILGNNELTLQEKIKLYFNNIPDAYNLGSIIIHMDDLQQYYPYLWEKVNNYVDTSWDAVIQLIEQGIKNGELEEIDTVILKLMLNETLKKLLDYEFLAKSQVSFDSALKAMNNIILYGLIKREDN; encoded by the coding sequence ATGGAGGTATGTAAGTATATGGAAAAAGATATATATCTAAAAACTTTAAAACTTTTTGCAAGCAAAGGATCTCGATTTACGACTGAAGATTTGGCAAGAGAACTCGGTACGAGTAAACGTACGATTTATTCTTATTTTTCTACCAAAGATGAAATTATAGAAAAAACGATAGAATTCGTTTTTAATGAAATGATTACGTCAGATGCCGAAATACTTGGAAATAATGAGCTTACACTTCAAGAAAAAATCAAACTTTATTTTAACAATATACCTGATGCATACAATCTCGGATCTATTATTATACATATGGATGATCTTCAACAATATTATCCCTATTTGTGGGAGAAAGTAAATAATTACGTGGATACTAGTTGGGATGCAGTTATTCAGTTGATAGAGCAAGGTATAAAAAATGGGGAACTTGAAGAAATAGATACTGTTATACTCAAGTTAATGCTGAATGAAACACTAAAAAAGCTTTTAGACTATGAATTTCTTGCCAAGAGTCAGGTCAGCTTTGATTCTGCACTCAAAGCAATGAACAATATTATTTTATATGGCTTAATTAAAAGAGAAGATAATTAA
- a CDS encoding zinc-binding alcohol dehydrogenase family protein, with product MKAVMIRKPYDLQIIEMDKPVITEHNNVLIKMKAAGICGSDVGIYHGQNAAATYPRVIGHEMVGEVIEIGNNCTKIKVGNRVIIDQVVNCGECYACKHGRGNVCANLKVRGVHIHGGYREYIAVPECDVYILPDDLSYEDAVMIEPATIAVQSCSRAELCKEDTLLILGCGALGSSILKIARLSGATIIVVDVVDEKIERAKEIGATYGINLLKEDVVARAKELTGGYGPTVSIDAACTKDSLATLLELTGNAGRVITMGFSIDPTVVTQFKITSKELDVRGSRLQNKKFQEVLNLVEEGNLDLKNSISHTFNYLDAQKAFDFVDSKDPSIRKIVLTFDK from the coding sequence ATGAAAGCAGTTATGATTAGAAAACCATATGACTTACAAATTATAGAGATGGATAAACCTGTAATTACAGAGCATAATAATGTATTAATTAAAATGAAAGCGGCTGGTATTTGTGGTTCTGATGTTGGTATTTATCATGGTCAAAATGCAGCAGCTACTTATCCAAGGGTTATTGGACATGAGATGGTTGGAGAAGTAATAGAAATTGGTAATAATTGTACAAAAATTAAAGTTGGTAATAGGGTAATTATAGATCAAGTAGTTAACTGTGGTGAATGCTATGCTTGTAAACATGGGAGAGGTAACGTTTGTGCAAACTTAAAGGTAAGGGGAGTACATATTCATGGTGGTTATCGTGAATATATTGCAGTGCCAGAATGTGATGTATATATATTGCCAGATGATTTATCATATGAGGATGCGGTAATGATTGAACCAGCAACAATTGCAGTACAAAGTTGTTCTAGAGCTGAGCTTTGTAAAGAGGATACTTTACTCATCCTTGGATGTGGTGCTTTAGGAAGCAGTATATTAAAGATTGCAAGATTAAGTGGAGCTACGATTATAGTAGTGGATGTAGTAGATGAAAAAATCGAAAGGGCAAAGGAAATTGGTGCAACTTATGGAATAAATCTTTTAAAGGAAGATGTGGTGGCAAGAGCTAAAGAATTGACTGGAGGATATGGACCAACAGTTTCTATTGATGCAGCTTGTACAAAAGACTCTCTTGCTACATTGTTAGAATTAACAGGAAATGCAGGTAGAGTAATTACAATGGGATTTTCTATAGATCCAACAGTTGTTACACAATTTAAAATTACTTCAAAAGAATTGGATGTAAGAGGCTCTCGATTACAAAATAAAAAATTCCAAGAAGTTTTAAATTTAGTTGAAGAAGGAAATTTAGATTTAAAAAATAGTATTTCGCATACATTCAATTATTTAGATGCACAAAAGGCATTTGATTTCGTAGATAGCAAAGATCCTAGTATTAGAAAAATAGTATTAACTTTTGATAAGTAA
- the thiF gene encoding sulfur carrier protein ThiS adenylyltransferase ThiF, which produces MNIKINGKPVTTNCLTLYGLRLENYDYEKNIITILNGFQTFDDYKLSENDEVSFIEKGKMPSQDEFESLMCARHTPHVFEKVKAAKVAIAGLGGLGSNIAISLARTGVGHLHLIDFDIVEPSNLNRQQYKIKHLGLYKTESLKNEIYEINPFIKVTIDTVLVTRENVQALFKDDDIICEAFDNPKAKALLVNTILECYPSKKIVAASGMAGYESSNTIITKKISNNFYLCGDGENGAMVGRGLMAPRVTICAGHQSNMVLRLILGIEEI; this is translated from the coding sequence TTGAATATAAAAATTAATGGTAAACCAGTAACAACTAATTGTTTAACTCTTTATGGTTTGCGTTTAGAGAATTATGATTATGAAAAAAATATAATAACTATTTTGAATGGATTTCAAACTTTTGATGACTATAAACTTAGTGAAAATGATGAAGTAAGCTTTATTGAAAAAGGTAAAATGCCATCACAAGATGAATTCGAAAGTTTGATGTGCGCAAGACATACTCCACATGTATTTGAAAAAGTTAAAGCTGCCAAGGTTGCAATTGCTGGTCTTGGAGGCCTTGGTTCTAATATAGCAATAAGTTTAGCAAGAACAGGAGTAGGTCATTTACATTTAATTGATTTTGATATTGTAGAACCTAGCAACTTAAATCGTCAGCAATATAAAATTAAACATCTTGGACTATATAAAACAGAATCATTAAAAAATGAAATTTACGAAATAAATCCATTTATTAAAGTAACTATTGATACTGTTTTAGTTACACGAGAAAATGTTCAAGCATTATTTAAAGATGATGACATTATTTGTGAAGCTTTTGATAATCCAAAAGCTAAGGCTTTACTTGTAAATACTATTCTTGAATGTTACCCATCAAAGAAAATTGTAGCAGCTTCAGGAATGGCAGGGTATGAAAGCAGTAATACAATAATAACAAAAAAAATATCAAATAATTTTTATTTGTGTGGTGATGGGGAAAATGGCGCTATGGTAGGGCGAGGGCTAATGGCTCCACGTGTAACTATTTGCGCAGGTCATCAGTCAAATATGGTTTTAAGATTAATACTCGGAATAGAAGAAATATAA
- the thiS gene encoding sulfur carrier protein ThiS, which translates to MIYINGNEIRNVDNLRLSDYLVREGYKISCVAVECNGFIVPKTQYEEKILTDCDVIEVVSFVGGG; encoded by the coding sequence ATGATATACATAAATGGCAATGAAATAAGAAATGTTGATAATTTGAGGTTATCTGATTATCTAGTAAGAGAAGGTTATAAAATTTCTTGTGTTGCAGTTGAATGCAACGGCTTTATTGTGCCAAAAACTCAATATGAAGAAAAAATATTAACTGATTGTGATGTTATTGAAGTTGTAAGTTTTGTAGGAGGCGGCTGA
- a CDS encoding DMT family transporter: MINVVSKNVSKQNSKLAWLYLVVGGLLEICFTFGLKYSCGFTRTFPSIVVIITMLLSFYFLTSAMKVIPVGTAYAVYTGIGSVGTVTVGMMFFGDDVSIMKILFIGLLVGSIMGLKSVSIESKGGISKETKNEEIMIGQSNNIKDDKATIKKVER, translated from the coding sequence ATGATAAATGTAGTTTCAAAAAATGTAAGTAAACAAAATTCAAAGCTAGCATGGCTATATCTCGTTGTAGGTGGTTTGTTAGAAATTTGTTTTACTTTTGGATTAAAATATTCATGTGGATTTACGAGAACATTTCCAAGCATTGTTGTTATAATTACAATGTTATTAAGTTTTTATTTCTTAACAAGTGCAATGAAAGTTATTCCAGTAGGAACAGCATATGCGGTTTATACGGGTATTGGTTCAGTAGGAACTGTAACCGTTGGTATGATGTTTTTTGGTGATGATGTAAGCATTATGAAAATTTTATTTATTGGATTGCTTGTTGGATCAATTATGGGATTAAAAAGTGTATCCATAGAAAGCAAGGGTGGAATTAGTAAAGAAACTAAAAATGAGGAAATTATGATAGGTCAATCAAATAATATAAAAGATGATAAAGCAACAATTAAAAAGGTGGAGAGGTGA
- the bioB gene encoding biotin synthase BioB, producing MEKLAKEIITGKRLKRNDNLDFLLTTDLKELCSGANIIREKLCGKKVDLCTIINGRSGKCSENCKFCAQSAHHNTDIKEYDFLNPDVILKDCKKNEANGVHRYSIVTAGRSLTGPDFDKAIEAYKKMHEECKINLCASHGFLTGEEFARLKEAGVTMYHENIETSKRNFHNICTTHSYEDKIKEIKLAQKSGLKVCSGGIIGMGETWEDRIDMAISLSELGIISIPINVLMPIKGTPFGNLERISEVDILRTIAIFRYLNPSSYIRMAAGRTYFADGGSKLFLSGANATLTGDMLTTVGNNTDQDKVMLTALGFDIQK from the coding sequence ATGGAAAAACTAGCTAAAGAAATTATTACTGGAAAGCGTTTAAAAAGAAATGATAATTTGGATTTTTTATTAACAACAGATTTAAAAGAACTTTGCTCAGGAGCTAATATCATTCGTGAAAAATTATGTGGAAAAAAGGTAGATCTCTGTACAATTATTAATGGACGTAGCGGAAAATGTAGTGAAAACTGTAAATTCTGTGCTCAGTCTGCTCATCATAATACAGACATTAAAGAATATGATTTTTTAAACCCAGATGTAATATTAAAAGATTGTAAAAAAAATGAGGCAAATGGCGTACACCGCTACTCTATTGTTACAGCCGGAAGATCCTTAACTGGACCCGATTTTGATAAAGCAATAGAAGCCTATAAAAAGATGCATGAAGAATGTAAAATTAACTTGTGTGCATCCCATGGTTTTTTGACAGGAGAAGAATTTGCACGATTAAAAGAAGCTGGCGTTACAATGTATCATGAAAATATTGAAACTTCTAAAAGGAACTTTCATAATATCTGCACTACTCATTCATATGAAGACAAAATCAAAGAAATTAAACTTGCTCAGAAATCAGGACTTAAAGTTTGTTCAGGTGGAATTATAGGAATGGGCGAAACATGGGAAGATAGAATTGATATGGCTATTAGTTTATCAGAACTTGGAATTATTTCAATTCCGATCAATGTATTAATGCCAATAAAAGGTACTCCATTTGGCAATTTAGAAAGAATTTCTGAGGTCGATATTTTAAGGACAATAGCAATTTTTCGTTACTTAAATCCAAGTTCATATATTCGTATGGCAGCCGGCAGAACTTATTTTGCAGATGGAGGCTCAAAACTCTTCCTATCTGGTGCCAATGCAACACTTACTGGTGATATGTTAACTACTGTAGGAAATAATACTGATCAAGATAAAGTTATGCTTACAGCGCTTGGTTTTGATATTCAAAAATAA
- a CDS encoding thiamine phosphate synthase encodes MYKLLAITNRHLCNNDFLQQIQSICSLNEKNTMIKSVSIVLREKDLSENDYKNLATKVLEICKENNTECILHTYYKVARELNCKKIHLPLHVLKSKPDICNEFNEVGVSIHSVNEALEAVNLGATYIIAGHIFATNCKKDVPPRGLNFLSSVCSSINIPVYAIGGILPANAQKAINAGADGVCIMSGLMTCENPRVFM; translated from the coding sequence ATGTATAAACTACTTGCAATTACCAATCGGCATCTTTGTAATAATGACTTTTTACAGCAGATACAAAGCATATGTTCATTGAATGAAAAAAACACAATGATTAAGTCTGTGAGTATAGTACTTAGAGAAAAAGATTTATCTGAAAATGATTATAAAAATCTAGCAACTAAGGTATTAGAAATATGTAAAGAAAATAATACAGAGTGTATATTACACACTTATTATAAAGTAGCTAGAGAACTTAATTGTAAAAAGATTCATCTGCCTTTACATGTTTTAAAATCTAAGCCGGATATATGCAATGAATTTAATGAAGTTGGAGTGTCTATCCACTCAGTAAATGAAGCACTAGAAGCTGTTAATTTAGGTGCAACTTATATTATAGCAGGACATATATTTGCGACTAACTGTAAAAAAGACGTTCCACCAAGAGGCCTAAACTTTTTATCATCAGTCTGTAGCTCCATAAATATACCTGTTTATGCTATTGGGGGCATTTTGCCTGCAAATGCTCAAAAGGCTATTAATGCAGGTGCAGATGGTGTTTGTATTATGTCAGGGTTAATGACCTGTGAAAATCCTAGGGTATTTATGTAA
- the thiH gene encoding 2-iminoacetate synthase ThiH: MEQQIDHMKYMEGMEETKSNVMDQVISKMQSYDSEKYTAHNVLMALKKDVLDIEDFAALLSPAALPFLEDMAKRAKVETHKHFGNSVYMFTPIYISNYCENYCIYCGFNCYNKIKRARLNAGEIEKEMQSIASTGLQEILILTGESRSMSDVSYIGEACKIARKYFKVVGLEVYPMNSYEYEYVHKCGADFVTVFQETYNSDKYETLHLEGHKRVFPYRFNAQERALKGGMRGVGFAALLGLDDFRKDALATGLHAYLLQRKYPHAEIALSCPRLCPIINNDKINPKDVHEKQLLQIITAYRIFLPFANITISTRERAGFRDNVIGLAATKISAGVSVGIGGHSAKDEAKGDEQFEISDPRTVSEISDVIKDHGLQPVMSDYIYV; the protein is encoded by the coding sequence ATGGAACAACAGATTGATCATATGAAATATATGGAAGGTATGGAAGAGACTAAATCTAATGTTATGGATCAGGTTATCTCAAAAATGCAATCATACGATTCTGAAAAATATACAGCTCATAATGTGCTTATGGCTCTTAAGAAAGATGTATTAGATATCGAAGATTTTGCAGCTTTATTATCGCCTGCAGCATTACCTTTTCTTGAGGACATGGCTAAGCGTGCTAAAGTAGAAACACATAAGCATTTTGGTAACTCAGTTTATATGTTTACTCCAATTTATATTTCTAATTATTGTGAAAACTATTGTATTTATTGTGGTTTTAACTGCTACAACAAAATTAAGCGTGCGAGACTTAATGCAGGTGAAATAGAAAAAGAAATGCAAAGTATTGCGAGTACTGGATTACAAGAAATATTAATTCTCACTGGTGAAAGTCGTAGTATGTCTGATGTTTCGTATATTGGTGAAGCTTGTAAAATAGCTAGAAAATATTTTAAGGTGGTTGGTCTTGAAGTATATCCAATGAACTCATATGAATATGAATACGTACATAAATGTGGTGCAGATTTTGTTACTGTATTCCAGGAAACTTATAATTCAGATAAATATGAAACATTACATTTAGAGGGGCACAAACGTGTTTTCCCTTATCGGTTTAACGCACAAGAAAGAGCATTAAAAGGTGGTATGCGCGGTGTTGGATTTGCTGCCCTTCTGGGACTAGATGATTTTCGAAAGGATGCTTTAGCAACAGGGCTTCATGCATACCTTCTTCAACGTAAGTATCCACATGCTGAAATTGCTCTTTCATGTCCAAGATTATGTCCAATAATTAATAATGACAAAATTAATCCAAAAGATGTACATGAGAAGCAGTTGTTACAGATAATTACTGCATATAGAATATTTTTGCCTTTTGCAAACATTACTATATCAACTCGTGAACGTGCTGGGTTTCGTGATAATGTAATTGGACTTGCAGCAACTAAAATTTCAGCTGGAGTTTCAGTTGGAATAGGCGGTCATAGTGCTAAAGATGAGGCTAAAGGTGATGAACAATTTGAGATTTCGGACCCCCGTACAGTATCGGAAATATCTGATGTAATTAAGGATCATGGTCTTCAACCAGTTATGAGTGATTATATATATGTATAA
- a CDS encoding DMT family transporter, translating into MAWIFLITAGFCEVAMVTFMNLSENFTRWKPIIGLAIFGAVSFYLLSLAIVTLPLGVAYAIWTGIGSAGSVIVGMLFFKESRDLKRIVFISCIIISVVGLKFVTN; encoded by the coding sequence ATGGCATGGATATTTTTAATTACCGCTGGGTTTTGTGAGGTGGCCATGGTAACTTTTATGAACTTAAGTGAAAATTTTACCCGTTGGAAACCCATTATTGGGTTAGCAATTTTCGGAGCAGTAAGTTTTTACTTATTATCTCTCGCTATAGTTACCTTACCTCTAGGGGTAGCGTATGCTATATGGACCGGAATCGGTTCTGCAGGAAGTGTAATTGTAGGAATGCTCTTTTTTAAGGAATCACGAGATTTGAAGCGTATTGTTTTTATTTCGTGCATAATTATCAGTGTTGTTGGGCTAAAGTTTGTTACAAATTAA
- a CDS encoding thiazole synthase, whose product MENSTDKLIIGGHEFSSRFILGSGKYSLDLINAAVENAGAQIITLALRRANLGGSANILDYIPKNVTLLPNTSGARNAQEAVRIARLAREIGCGDFIKIEVIRDSKYLLPDNYETLKATEILAKEGFIVMPYMYPDLNVARDMVNAGAAAIMPLAAPIGSNKGLCTRDFIKILVDEIELPIIVDAGIGRPSQACEAMEMGVSAIMVNTAIASAGNIPGMADAFKKAIIAGRGAYLSGLGSVIYNGACASSPLTGFVED is encoded by the coding sequence ATGGAAAATAGTACTGATAAACTTATTATAGGTGGACATGAATTTAGTTCACGATTTATATTAGGATCTGGAAAATATTCACTTGATCTAATAAATGCAGCTGTTGAAAATGCTGGTGCGCAGATTATTACTTTAGCATTACGTCGTGCTAATTTGGGCGGCAGCGCTAATATTTTAGATTATATACCTAAAAATGTTACATTACTTCCAAATACATCAGGGGCGCGTAATGCGCAGGAAGCAGTTCGTATTGCACGTCTAGCTCGTGAGATTGGATGCGGAGATTTTATTAAAATTGAAGTTATTCGTGATTCAAAATATCTGCTACCAGATAATTATGAAACATTAAAAGCTACTGAAATTCTTGCAAAAGAGGGATTTATAGTAATGCCTTATATGTATCCTGATCTAAATGTTGCAAGAGATATGGTAAATGCAGGAGCTGCAGCTATTATGCCACTTGCTGCACCTATTGGATCAAATAAAGGATTGTGTACACGTGATTTTATTAAAATTTTAGTTGATGAAATTGAACTTCCAATTATTGTAGATGCAGGAATTGGGAGGCCTTCTCAGGCTTGTGAAGCTATGGAAATGGGAGTTAGCGCTATTATGGTTAATACTGCAATTGCCTCGGCCGGTAATATTCCAGGTATGGCGGATGCTTTTAAGAAGGCAATAATTGCTGGAAGAGGCGCATATCTTTCAGGGCTTGGTAGTGTAATTTATAATGGTGCCTGCGCTTCATCACCATTAACTGGATTTGTTGAAGATTAA
- the uxuA gene encoding mannonate dehydratase: MDMTLRWFGKKFDSVTLEQIRQIPGVTGVITTLYDTKPGEVWETEKIREIKKEIEDAGLQLKGIESVNIHDSIKVGTPDRDKYIDNYIKTLERLGQESVDLVCYNFMPVFDWTRSDLAKLREDGSTVLSYDQELIDAIDPEKMMDSMDKKSNGFVLPGWEPERMAKIKELFNLYKDVDEEKLFANLKYFLERIMPTCEKYGIKMAIHPDDPSWPVFGLPRIMTSKENLLKLVTMVDSPCNGVTLCTGSLGSNPDNDIPDIIRSLKGKIHFGHLRNIRHLAPGKFDEAAHLSSDGSLDMFEIMKALYDIGFDGVIRPDHGRAIWGEVAMPGYGLYDRALGATYLNGIWESIKKMSK, encoded by the coding sequence ATGGATATGACATTAAGATGGTTTGGAAAAAAATTTGATTCAGTAACTTTGGAACAAATTAGACAGATACCAGGAGTTACTGGAGTAATTACAACATTATATGATACAAAACCTGGAGAAGTATGGGAAACTGAAAAAATTCGTGAAATTAAAAAAGAAATTGAAGATGCAGGATTACAACTAAAAGGAATTGAAAGTGTAAATATCCATGATTCAATTAAAGTAGGAACACCTGATAGGGATAAATATATTGATAATTACATTAAAACTTTAGAGCGATTGGGACAAGAAAGCGTAGATTTGGTATGTTATAATTTCATGCCTGTATTTGATTGGACGCGTTCAGATCTTGCAAAATTAAGAGAGGATGGGTCTACAGTATTATCTTATGATCAAGAGTTAATTGACGCAATCGATCCAGAAAAAATGATGGATTCTATGGATAAAAAGTCTAATGGTTTTGTGCTTCCAGGATGGGAACCTGAACGTATGGCAAAAATTAAAGAATTATTTAATTTATACAAAGATGTAGATGAAGAAAAATTATTTGCTAATTTAAAATATTTTTTAGAAAGAATTATGCCAACTTGCGAGAAATACGGGATTAAGATGGCAATTCACCCTGATGATCCATCTTGGCCAGTGTTTGGTTTGCCAAGGATTATGACATCAAAAGAAAATTTATTAAAATTAGTAACTATGGTTGATAGTCCTTGTAATGGAGTTACTTTATGTACAGGATCCCTTGGATCCAATCCAGATAATGATATTCCAGATATTATACGTTCATTAAAGGGGAAAATTCATTTTGGGCATCTAAGAAATATTAGACATCTTGCACCGGGTAAGTTTGATGAAGCTGCGCATTTGTCTTCCGATGGTTCTCTTGATATGTTTGAAATAATGAAAGCATTATATGATATTGGATTCGATGGGGTTATTAGACCAGATCATGGAAGAGCAATTTGGGGAGAAGTAGCGATGCCTGGATATGGCTTGTACGATAGGGCGTTAGGAGCTACATATTTAAATGGTATTTGGGAAAGTATTAAAAAAATGTCTAAGTAA
- a CDS encoding methyl-accepting chemotaxis protein translates to MKIMSDTIKSISAQTNLLALNATIEASRAGEQGKGFAVVAEEVKKLAEQSTEATSNIEILVAQVREVFNNLSMGSQDILEYIDNNVKADYELLLETGTQYQNDAKLINKISTEVTSSAKLMNISIEEISKVIDKVVEISKENSNSTDEINVSLSEINSIMNEANQSMENQVSLTNKLG, encoded by the coding sequence ATTAAAATAATGTCTGATACAATAAAAAGTATCTCTGCTCAGACAAATCTTCTTGCATTAAACGCAACTATTGAAGCTTCAAGAGCAGGCGAACAAGGTAAAGGTTTTGCAGTTGTTGCTGAGGAGGTAAAAAAACTAGCTGAACAATCCACAGAGGCTACTTCAAATATAGAAATCCTAGTTGCCCAAGTAAGAGAAGTTTTTAATAACCTTTCAATGGGTTCTCAAGATATTCTAGAGTACATAGATAATAATGTAAAAGCTGATTATGAATTATTACTAGAAACAGGTACTCAATATCAAAATGATGCAAAGCTTATAAATAAAATATCTACAGAAGTAACTTCTTCTGCTAAATTGATGAATATATCCATTGAAGAAATTAGTAAAGTAATTGATAAAGTTGTAGAAATATCTAAGGAAAATTCTAACTCCACAGACGAAATTAATGTTAGTTTATCGGAAATAAATTCAATTATGAATGAAGCAAATCAATCAATGGAAAATCAAGTTAGTTTAACTAACAAATTAGGATAA
- the trhA gene encoding PAQR family membrane homeostasis protein TrhA: MISKTRVSGIIHIVGGVLAIAALVLLIVFSSLKATAWHIVSFSIFGTTLVLLYTMSSLYHMLPVGSKVQKVFRYFDHMAIYLLIAGTYTPIALIPLRGGWGWSMFGVIWGLAIMGIIWKSISTGKSRTVSTILYVLMGWVIIIAFHPMIKTVPIGGLFWLVLGGIFYSIGGIIYGLKKPNFNIPWFGFHEIFHVFIILGSFCHFWMMFNYLMYIR, translated from the coding sequence ATGATTTCTAAAACTAGAGTAAGTGGAATAATACATATTGTGGGCGGTGTACTCGCTATAGCTGCACTTGTATTATTAATTGTATTTTCGTCTCTAAAAGCTACAGCTTGGCATATAGTTTCATTTTCAATTTTTGGAACAACATTAGTATTACTTTATACAATGAGTTCCTTATATCATATGTTACCAGTAGGTTCTAAAGTTCAGAAAGTATTTAGATATTTTGACCATATGGCAATATATCTTTTAATTGCTGGTACATATACTCCGATTGCATTAATACCTTTAAGGGGTGGTTGGGGATGGAGTATGTTTGGAGTTATATGGGGTTTGGCTATAATGGGTATTATATGGAAATCTATATCGACGGGGAAATCAAGAACTGTATCAACTATACTATATGTATTAATGGGTTGGGTTATTATAATTGCATTTCATCCAATGATTAAAACTGTACCTATAGGTGGTCTTTTCTGGCTCGTTTTAGGAGGAATTTTTTATAGCATTGGTGGTATCATTTATGGATTAAAAAAGCCTAATTTCAATATACCTTGGTTCGGTTTCCATGAAATATTCCATGTATTTATAATTTTAGGTAGTTTTTGTCATTTTTGGATGATGTTCAATTATCTTATGTATATACGTTAA
- a CDS encoding biotin transporter BioY, protein MENAKKINIHHLTLIGVMAAVICILGPLSLPIGIVPISLTNLAIYFSVYVLGQKRGTLSYIVYLFIGLVGLPVFSGFSGGFTKLFGPTGGYLIGFIFMAFISGIFIDKFSNKIYMCFLGMILGTIVTYIFGTAWLAYQLNMTFNASLAIGVIPFILGDIVKMVIASLIGPQIKKRLISAGLIE, encoded by the coding sequence ATGGAAAATGCAAAGAAAATTAATATTCATCACTTAACATTGATTGGGGTTATGGCGGCGGTTATTTGTATATTAGGACCTCTATCACTGCCTATTGGCATAGTACCAATTTCATTAACTAATCTTGCAATTTATTTTTCAGTATATGTACTAGGACAAAAAAGAGGAACCCTTAGTTATATAGTTTATCTTTTCATAGGCCTTGTAGGGCTACCCGTCTTTTCAGGATTTTCTGGAGGATTTACTAAATTATTTGGACCAACAGGTGGATATCTAATCGGATTTATTTTTATGGCATTTATTAGTGGTATTTTCATTGACAAATTTTCCAACAAAATTTATATGTGTTTCCTCGGAATGATCCTTGGTACAATTGTTACATATATATTTGGAACAGCATGGCTAGCCTATCAGTTAAATATGACATTTAATGCATCCTTAGCAATTGGAGTTATTCCATTTATTCTTGGGGACATAGTAAAAATGGTAATTGCATCATTGATTGGACCTCAAATTAAAAAGAGACTTATAAGTGCTGGATTAATTGAATAA